A genomic segment from Juglans regia cultivar Chandler chromosome 14, Walnut 2.0, whole genome shotgun sequence encodes:
- the LOC109003631 gene encoding probable serine/threonine-protein kinase PBL16 isoform X1: MGNCWCRWETSIYRVSTNAKPDQPQLVKQRNDDSKLPSNPKEVEDLRRDSAANPLVAFTFNELKIITGNFRQDRVLGGGGFGSVYKGFISEDLREGLAPLPVAVKVHDGDNSYQGHREWLAEVIFLGQLSHPNLVKLIGYCCEDEHRVLIYEYMARGSVENNLFSRVLLPMSWSTRMKIAFGAAKGLAFLHEAEKPVIYRDFKTSNILLDLDYNAKLSDFGLAKDGPEGDKSHVSTRIMGTYGYAAPEYIMTGHLSSSSDVYSFGIVLLELLTGRKSLDKFRPAREQNLADWALPLLKEKKKFLNIIDPRLEGDYPIKGVHKAAMLAYHCLNRNPKARPLMRDIVDSLEPLQVPTEVSTEKTMLTIISQVSDTESKGKEDAQSN, translated from the exons ATGGGGAATTGCTGGTGTAGGTGGGAAACCTCAATTTACAGGGTCTCAACCAATGCAAAGCCAG ACCAGCCCCAATTGGTGAAACAAAGGAACGATGATAGCAAATTACCATCGAACCCAAAAGAAGTAGAAGATTTGCGCCGTGATTCAGCAGCGAATCCATTGGTTGCCTTCACCTTCAATGAGCTGAAGATAATCACTGGAAATTTTAGGCAAGACCGAGTGCTTGGGGGAGGAGGGTTTGGAAGTGTTTATAAAGGGTTTATTTCTGAGGATCTAAGGGAAGGGCTTGCTCCACTTCCTGTAGCTGTTAAGGTTCATGATGGTGACAACAGCTATCAAGGTCACAGAGAATGGCTG GCCGAAGTCATATTTTTGGGGCAGCTTTCTCATCCAAATTTGGTAAAATTGATTGGATATTGCTGTGAAGATGAGCATCGGGTACTTATATACGAGTATATGGCGCGGGGTAGTGTGGAAAATAATCTGTTTTCAA gagtATTGCTTCCTATGTCTTGGTCCACTAGAATGAAAATTGCATTTGGAGCTGCAAAAGGACTTGCCTTTCTCCATGAAGCTGAGAAACCTGTCATCTATCGTGATTTTAAGACGTCTAATATTCTGTTAGACTTG GACTACAATGCAAAGCTCTCTGACTTTGGCCTTGCAAAAGATGGGCCAGAGGGAGACAAGTCTCATGTTTCTACTCGCATAATGGGAACATATGGGTATGCTGCACCCGAGTATATTATGACAG GCCATCTAAGTTCTAGTAGTGATGTTTATAGCTTCGGCATTGTTCTTCTTGAACTTCTTACGGGAAGAAAATCCTTAGACAAGTTCAGGCCAGCCCGAGAGCAGAACCTAGCAGATTGGGCTCTCCCGTTGcttaaagagaagaaaaaatttctgAATATCATAGATCCAAGACTAGAAGGAGATTATCCTATTAAAGGAGTTCACAAGGCAGCCATGCTAGCTTACCATTGCTTAAACAGGAATCCAAAGGCAAGGCCTCTAATGCGAGATATAGTGGACTCCTTGGAGCCTCTTCAAGTCCCTACTGAGGTTTCAACTGAAAAAACTATGTTAACTATAATTAGCCAAGTTTCAGATACAGagtcaaaaggaaaagaagatgcACAGAGTAACTGA
- the LOC109003631 gene encoding probable serine/threonine-protein kinase PBL16 isoform X2: protein MQSQSPTDQPQLVKQRNDDSKLPSNPKEVEDLRRDSAANPLVAFTFNELKIITGNFRQDRVLGGGGFGSVYKGFISEDLREGLAPLPVAVKVHDGDNSYQGHREWLAEVIFLGQLSHPNLVKLIGYCCEDEHRVLIYEYMARGSVENNLFSRVLLPMSWSTRMKIAFGAAKGLAFLHEAEKPVIYRDFKTSNILLDLDYNAKLSDFGLAKDGPEGDKSHVSTRIMGTYGYAAPEYIMTGHLSSSSDVYSFGIVLLELLTGRKSLDKFRPAREQNLADWALPLLKEKKKFLNIIDPRLEGDYPIKGVHKAAMLAYHCLNRNPKARPLMRDIVDSLEPLQVPTEVSTEKTMLTIISQVSDTESKGKEDAQSN from the exons ATGCAAAGCCAG TCTCCAACAGACCAGCCCCAATTGGTGAAACAAAGGAACGATGATAGCAAATTACCATCGAACCCAAAAGAAGTAGAAGATTTGCGCCGTGATTCAGCAGCGAATCCATTGGTTGCCTTCACCTTCAATGAGCTGAAGATAATCACTGGAAATTTTAGGCAAGACCGAGTGCTTGGGGGAGGAGGGTTTGGAAGTGTTTATAAAGGGTTTATTTCTGAGGATCTAAGGGAAGGGCTTGCTCCACTTCCTGTAGCTGTTAAGGTTCATGATGGTGACAACAGCTATCAAGGTCACAGAGAATGGCTG GCCGAAGTCATATTTTTGGGGCAGCTTTCTCATCCAAATTTGGTAAAATTGATTGGATATTGCTGTGAAGATGAGCATCGGGTACTTATATACGAGTATATGGCGCGGGGTAGTGTGGAAAATAATCTGTTTTCAA gagtATTGCTTCCTATGTCTTGGTCCACTAGAATGAAAATTGCATTTGGAGCTGCAAAAGGACTTGCCTTTCTCCATGAAGCTGAGAAACCTGTCATCTATCGTGATTTTAAGACGTCTAATATTCTGTTAGACTTG GACTACAATGCAAAGCTCTCTGACTTTGGCCTTGCAAAAGATGGGCCAGAGGGAGACAAGTCTCATGTTTCTACTCGCATAATGGGAACATATGGGTATGCTGCACCCGAGTATATTATGACAG GCCATCTAAGTTCTAGTAGTGATGTTTATAGCTTCGGCATTGTTCTTCTTGAACTTCTTACGGGAAGAAAATCCTTAGACAAGTTCAGGCCAGCCCGAGAGCAGAACCTAGCAGATTGGGCTCTCCCGTTGcttaaagagaagaaaaaatttctgAATATCATAGATCCAAGACTAGAAGGAGATTATCCTATTAAAGGAGTTCACAAGGCAGCCATGCTAGCTTACCATTGCTTAAACAGGAATCCAAAGGCAAGGCCTCTAATGCGAGATATAGTGGACTCCTTGGAGCCTCTTCAAGTCCCTACTGAGGTTTCAACTGAAAAAACTATGTTAACTATAATTAGCCAAGTTTCAGATACAGagtcaaaaggaaaagaagatgcACAGAGTAACTGA
- the LOC109003410 gene encoding probable WRKY transcription factor 43, producing the protein MSDASHSRQPSMEIDQDGYRDQDDQQDIDGRGYRLVLPEDGYEWKKYGQKFIKNIGKVRSYFKCQRSNCGAKKRADWSTSEAGSLRVVYDGLHSHSQSDDLHHHGTTTTSSSSSNSMSTRSTANQYDLLTQVFGDHRSLTNNSHHDDHHQHHHQN; encoded by the exons ATGAGTGACGCTTCCCATAGCAGACAACCCTCTAT GGAAATTGATCAGGATGGATATAGAGATCAAGATGATCAGCAGGATATAGACGGTAGAGGATATCGATTGGTCTTACCAGAAGATGGGTATGAATGGAAAAAATATGGCcaaaagttcataaaaaatattggcaaagtcag aagCTATTTCAAGTGCCAAAGAAGTAATTGTGGTGCGAAGAAGAGAGCAGACTGGTCCACCTCGGAGGCCGGTAGCCTACGAGTGGTGTATGATGGGTTGCACAGCCATTCCCAATCCGATGATCTACATCACCATGGAACTACTACcacttcttcatcatcatctaatTCCATGAGTACTAGAAGTACTGCCAACCAATATGACTTGTTGACACAAGTTTTTGGAGATCATCGATCATTAACTAATAATtctcatcatgatgatcatcatcaacatcatcatcagaatTAA